tctgggggggggggggggggggggggggcagtacTTACCGTGAGATGAGGAAACAAGGAGCCGTGAAAAGAAGAGACCCATCGGAGCAACGCCAGCGTACAACCAGAACTCATTGACAGCCATTTAGGCACTATAAGATACAGGAGAGTTATATCAGTGGATATGAAGCATCTGGTCATTATGTGTAAAACAGCACAATAGTGGATTGTGGTGCCTCACATACCCTCTGTATGAGAGTTGGTAATTTCAGTGAGTAGTCCTGAGAAACCACCATCCCGCCtggaacagacagagagaagttGCAATTCTATTGATAATTTTTGCCTGTAATAGACTTGGGACAAATTATTGATAAGACAGTGCATTGGGACATTATGTCTTGCAGTACATCATCCTCTGACCTCGAGTTAAACTTGGTTTACATATGACAAAGATTTGGGTGACTATGAGCCGTAGCTGTCTCCTTCCTTTACTGGACACTTGTACAATCATTCAGGTTTCTAGCAGTTTAACTCTTTTGCCAACATAAGGCTGTTTGACTGATggcaaatgttttcatgttactGTGTGCGCTACGGAGGAAATAACAATACTGTTTTATCTAAGTTGTCTGTACcttcacatgaaaatgaaaacactttaaatttcagtgtatacattttttcacattcatttgtcTGATACTTTTGTGCAAACCAAGTTACATGTTTTGCACACACGTACTCAATAACACTTCAAAATATCTGGGAGATGGGGGATCGAACCATCAAAACTCACATTTGAAAGCTTCACCACTTGTTACATGGCAAGATTCCTGGTGAACAATTATTGTctcacaaaatgttttgtaatgtaCAGTCATGTGTAATATGAAAGCATTACAGCAGTAAATTGACCTGTAAATGGGTGATATAGCAGCTGATATTAGCTTCCTGCAGATATATGTACATTGTGTGCCAATGAATTGCAGTAAACAAATGCCATGGTAGTTTCTAAAACAGTGTATCCATTGTATTGTTTGCCCACTAGAGAACACTGAcgagttttattttgaatggaAAATGCCCTGctcagtacatacagtatatccttTGAAGTTCTTATAAACACTAGtttaaactttctttttaaaattttaagaATTCAAAAGTCCAATGTTGGTCAGGCATTAACAACATAATTGTCATAAGCAACATGTCAAAGTTTATGCATTATATGCAGTAATTGCAACACCTTGTATGCCAGGTTAAATGTGTGTCCTACCATGCTGCTGCGCTCCTCATCCACAGTGTCTCAGAGTGGTCCAGAAATGCTGCcttgctgctgctttctgtgcGACTGTGGAGCTTCAGAGACTCTCGTGGGAAGTACAGAGTAAGAGGACTAGActcctgcagaaaacacacaacaaagtgATTACCTTTACTAAAGACACTACAGATGGCTAAAACTACAACAACTCATTAACCGATTGTCTTCGGGGTCAAGGTCCCTATTGCTGTTATTTTGGACCCCCCACAGAAAACCACGTTAGACTAAAtccaacacagcagctgtgaatCATACCTGTTTCGTTTGGTCTTCAGTGTTGGTTCCGGACAGTAGCTCGTTGTTTGACTCACACAGAGTGGTATGTCCCGAGGGCAGCGGAGGGGGAAACAGCGCCAGAGAGCACATCTTCAACACGGTGAAGTCTTACCACTGGACCCTGGAAACACACCATGGATCACATAGGTAAACACCGGGTACCAAATGTCATGTTTACACACCAACAGCTGAATGTAGCCTTACACTCGACGTCAACCGGTTGGCGTACACTAACGGTtaaagttagctagctagctggcaCAAGTTAACTACTTTGATgtcacttattattattattattacttgttGTGGAAGTTAACTTGTAGTGTGTCCTGTGTATGGTGGTGAATTTTCATGCGGTAGTTTtccaaactaaataaaaaatatatgctACACTGTTGTGAGACTGTGCCTCGCTTCGAGTCAATCCCGCCGTGTGGGTTACGGCAACTCAGAAGGACAAATCGTGCgaagctcagtttttttttttttttttttttttaaatgttgaaacaactttatttatatatctatgACACAGATAAGTACAGTGACAAACTCAAtgctttaaaatttaaacatagAATACAATTAAACATCATTACCTACcagaaataataacaaaatagtTATTATTTGGATTGAAGTGTTAGAATTAATTGCCTATACAGGTAGGGAGAGTTGAACATATTAAgataataattaatcaaaatatgGAACTGAGCAAAGGGCCAGAATAAATAATATGCAGTGTACATAAAGTTTTGGATCGTGTAggtcttctccttcttcttgtGGCTTcttttggaaaaaatatttgctaattcatttcttttaattccAATATGTAAAATGAGACTCAATCCCATCATTTGAATTCTGTATAGtgtctgttgtatttttatcaAAATATGTGTTTGCTGAATTTCAAACTGGCTCAGGATGAACGTGAATCTGAGCATACAACTGCTCTCAGTGGTTTTGTCTTTTCAATCCATTGTAATGCTAACGTTTGTCCAGTGTAAACTAATTACCAATCACTAATTCCTTCCCCTCCTTAAGGTTAAACTCTGGAACAATTAAAGCATCATTATTAACTAAATTCTTTTATGCATCTGTGTAGATCTGAATGTATTTGTAGAAGTGACTTCCTGAATAGCTTCTTATTGTATGTGAATTCAAAATGAACTccttatctttgtttttctttttgattaaaaaacGTAAAATATATTGTAAGACCAGGAGTACAATCCATGCTTAATTTGCTGAAGTTCTGCTACAATGCACAAACTGGACAGCGCTGTCATGCTGTCCTCTTCAGgacacagagcaacactgcATCATTGCTGAGCCAAACGGGCACCAACTATTTGTTGTTACAGAATTTATGTCAGAAACAATTTTATTTGACtacatgttatatatatatttcctcaATCTTCCTTATGATATAAGGAATATatctatttttacttttatatcaATGTTTATGTGACCAATTCTTAAATGGTATAAAGATTGGAGCTAGGAAATACATGATGGACCAAAGACTGCTgccaacaaaatgtcaaacatttctgtgatcagccaatcagagttgATACTCCAGTTGAATGCATGCAGGTACCACTCAGCCCAGGAAGCACCAGCAGGGAGCTATGCCACCGGATAGAAGAGGCATAGTATGAGGTTCCATtttgccaaaaaaatatatccaCATGTGCAGTGTAATGTGGACcgaaaatgtgacaaaacattTGACTGTCTATTCAACTTCAAATTGAACTTCAGTTCTATCTTGACAATCAGATTGTAGTGGATGGATTGTGGTACCCCTTGTTGTTTGACTGTGTTGTTGTACATGTGGTCCTGATGTGTCATTtgaacaacacagcacaacacaacaacacagtcaaATGACACACCAGGATGACATAtacaacaacatgttttgtcACATGTTCAGGTGAAATAAACATGTGAACATATTCTTGGCACAAATGGAAGCCCATACAGAAGCACTACACCTATGTTAAAAACCCAAAAGCTTTTTCTTATGTATGCTAGATATTCCCACTtcataagacataaaactaattattttatCATGTGGTTGAAAATGTTgacattgtcattgtcattgtcattgttgatGACAGAAATCTCCATTCAGGGTCATGTGACTCATTTATTATGTAGCAGGTGTAGCTTACTCATAACCTTTATGTTACCATACTGTAATAAACTAAAAGTTGTATGTGCAATATGTTTCCAATAAACCTACAGTTCCTTTTACAGTGTAGGAGGAACAATTACAGAAGCAGAGCCTGTTTCACCTCACAAAACTTTTTAGACagactttaaaaatgtgaacctTTCCTTTAAGTCCAGTACAACGAGAACTCCTGTGCTGGTATAATACTTAACttagtttgtggtaatttgattaCACACAGGAATAGACTCCACGTGAGGacaaaagaaactaaaataGAAAAGGTCTGAAAAATAGATTTCGACACAAGGCCCCTCCACATGACAGGGCCAGACAATTAGCTAATAATGTAGGACCCATCTTAATTGATATTGTAGTGTAGTGGTGCAAATATCTTCGCATATTTGTCACCAAATCAAATTACCAGAACCACAGGAGATGGTTGAACCTGGGCCGTGTGGGGCTCTTCAGGGTCTTGGGAACCCGGACAGTTGCCCACCTTGCCCCTTTGGGTAATCCAGCCTTTGACAGCGGCACACCAGCAGCCAGGGGGGATTCAAgtgtgtcttgctcaaggacacatcagcagcagcaggatggatgCTGATCCAGGACCAGATTGAAACGGCTCTCAATGTAGAAATCAGTGAATGAAAAGTgcccaaaaatgacaaatttttgCGAATGGAAATAATGGATGTTATGATGGAAAAGTGATAGCCTAGTtctctgtgtggctgtgtttgcaGAGGGTGCGGGTAGCGCCCCCTGGCGGCGCAATTCGCATATCCGTGACGTCAATTCAGCACTGGGAAAGAGACAGCTCCCTCCCCCAAAAAACCCAGCGCGCCTCACGTTGCATGGGTCCCCGGTTATTGATAACACAATTTGCCCGCTGGGATCCATCCCAGTAGCGTGAAACTCGTGGATATAGAAACTGGAAACACAAGAGACATCACGGACCGAAGAAAAACAACGATTTGCTCATTATCACCGACAAATAGAAAGCCGAGCCCACCCCTTCACTTGACAACGCGGCATCAACCAGGCAGAAAGGTATGGGAATGTCATACTATCCAGTTAAATGCTGATTGAATAAGAAATCAGGTATCACAGGACGGCTAGGTATGATGCCGTTGCTTGGTGCGGTAGCGTTCATACTGCTCGCACTGCACCAATGAACTGATGCTGCCAAGAAACGAATCATCGTCGATGAATGTTAGAAAATCATATTTGTGCAGCGAGAAAGCTCAGATTACGAAACATTTGTGTTGATGCCAACATTGAGTAAATGTACAGACGCTGCGGCAGTTTCACTTGGCATGGACCATAGTAAGCATAGGGCTTGCAATTCATGCACGTCGGCTATGATGCTGCTGAGTGTCATCATCACATCCTCGGTTATTTAAAGATTGATCTtcctgcgtttgtgtgtgtgtgtgtgtgtgtgtgtgtgtgtgtgtgtgtgtgtgtgtgtgtctgttcgtgtgtgtgtgtgtgtgtgtgtgtgtgtgtactgctcCTTCGCACAGGCCCGGTGGTTGTTTATTGCCCGTTTTTTCACGCTCTCATTTCGCTCAGTCGCCGTGGATCTTCTCATGCAGTGGTGCAGTACAAGACATGGAGCTGGTGTAGGATATGTGAATTGGGTACATGTGCTCCCCCCCACCACCttcaccaccactaccaccccctctcccccctGCTCCCCcccgctctctcacacacatgcacgcacgcacacacgcacgcacgtacgtACACATCCACACCGAGGTGGTTATGCAATTGGTCATATTCTTCAGATGCACACAATGCTCATCACTTGATGCATGACGAACGACATATGGGAGCTGCCGAGTAGCTCTACTCTGATGCTGTCAGGCACTGATGCTCCTCAGAGGGACAGTTAAAGAACAGGTGACAATCAGGGCTGTGGACTGTACAACCTCCTTTGGTCGATTCATTCATAAAGCCCATCTCCACTCTGGGTGATGGCTCCACTGGGCAGGCTGGTTTTCCCATTCATAGACACAGAGATGAGGCTTTACTGCATGATTCAGACACTATTTTGCTGTGGACATGGATCCACTAAGTGGTTAAACTGGGGGACTGGCTGAATGCCCAGCTCACAgcactgttttgtgttttgcatagcttgaatgaaagaaaaagttagTGTAAAGTCTAGTAACTTCTTAAAAGATCAAAAGAGGCCGTAGAAGTGAAGGTATAGCAGTCATTTCCCCGCTGGACAGCTCCATGTCTGAAAGGAGCTGTCCAGTGCTGAAATTAGTCTACACTTGTTCATATCTTGAAAAGAAATAATCACCAAGGTGAAATATGGTAATAGTGAAGATTATAAATCATTCTAATGAATTTGTTATCATAAATCTTCTCCTTCAGGCTTGCTTCTCATCTTTCCATCCTCCATCCACCCTAACCTGCTGTGTTGGGGAAACCCCTGATGAGTGGGACCTGTATCCATGAGCCCCGTGCCCCTTCCCCCTCCCTGTCAGGCTTCAGCACCCCCATCTCAGAACCCCCCTATCGAAGGCTCGATGGAGACACCCCTGCCTGCACCCCCGAAACGGACCTGACCCCCACACAGTGTGTTCTCCGTAACGTGCTGTCCATCGACACCGGTGGACAGGGGGCACCGGGTGGCAGCAGCCCCACTCCCAGTGATGGACCCTCAGCCCACTTTGACAACAGCGTGCTAAAACTCCATGAACATGAGGTCTGCCAGTGTGGCGGCGGGGCCGAGGCAGGGCACAGTCCAGAGGCTGGCGCTGTTCGGAGCCAGTCGGAGAACATTCGGCTACAATCAGGAAGTGGAGGTTTTTTGGAGGGACTGTTTGGCTGCCTAAAACCAGTCTGGACCATGATTGGAAAGGCCTACTCCACTGAACACAAACATAGCCAAGAAGGTATGTGAAGAAAATGTTCTACCTCTATGCTATCTGACCCCCTGCTGTGTTTTGGACAATGTATTTAAATGccacagaacaaagaaaactcAGACAAGTTTATGACTTAAACATGTAATTTAGTCATTTAGTATATGAAAGTATTGTGGTGCCTTCGTAACCATGGAGATGCACCATGGAAAATATCTGAGCTCTTGGATGAAGCTTGACCTGATTCAGAGCCTTAAGTAAAATTACCAGTCCAACAATCTAGATACACTCCAGTACAAAAATCCTACTTTTAAAATCCTATTTGAGTAAAAGAAAGTATTAGAAATAAAAGtactgcagaaaaaatgtaCCTTTAACTGACTGAcatattattatactgtatattaaactACATAATTAGATTGTTAGTGATGCATCTGTGCTTAGGTAGCATTTGTATCTGGTTGAGCtagttttagtcattttatatacaatgaagtcatgagatgattagtggggcaaaaaagaagaagaaaaatctgcaaaaatttgtttttcattttttgacttttctttattgtttgttttttttctttatgaaatTGTGGATCATTTGGGCCTTGAGtacttatttaaataaaactgtgagaAGTTTTGAGGAGGGAATCACTATTTGTAAGAGGTCACAAGTCTAAAAGGTTGACAACCACTTGtttaacaaaacataactaaCAATACATTGTACTGTTAGGTATGCATTATTATATGTCAGGTATATGTAGTGAAATAGAAGTGTAAAGGTTCCCAGATTGCACTTAAGTATAGgactttaaattttaaaatccATAACTGGACCtccattattttcattgctCTCTAACTTCCACCATGTCCTATTGGAAGCATGACTGTGTTTATGGGTTTGTCAGGCCAGCGCATTCACAGTCATCAGCTACAGTGAGTTTTCACAGCTGGCCAGGGGGAAGCGTCATGCGAATCTGCCTTTGCTGCAGCTCTCCAGAGATCTGGACACTTCAGTGGACCTCATGAAGAATTGATCTGCCTGTCTCTTTTATTCTGCCCAGCTCTTCTCTCTTTAGTGACCATGCTCTCGCAGTCATTTAAGCAGTGTCACTATGACAGTTGACAGACAGATTAGACTATAGCATAAGTGGATTGTCATTTTTCTTCAATTTTCCCCTTATCTCTGGATAGAAATAACCACTGTCTACTGTCAATATACCATTTGTTTGAACATGGCAGGTGCTTTATATGATGTAATTGTGTCCTGCCAACCTATTCGAATGTGTAGCATGGACCTAGCATTTGCTCAGCAATACTCCtgactcctccctgtctaaACTGGCCAGAGCACATACTGACATTTGGAGACATTGCAATGTGTGATGGATGTAAATCAAGTAATTACTCAAAGGGTGCTACTGAAAAAATCTGTTGTAGTGCCTGTGTTCATCCTGTGAAACTTTTCAGAATTTCACATTTACTCATCGAGTTTTGTCCTGTCAACTTGTTGGTCTGCTTTTAGAGTCCTGGGAGGTTCCTTTCGAGGAAATCTCAGACCTACAGTGGGTGGGCAGCGGAGCACAAGGGGCTGTCTTCCTCGGCAAGTTCCACGGAGAAGACGTGGCTGTAAAGAAAGTGCGGGACATCAAAGAGACGGAGATCAAACATCTCCGCAAACTCAAGCACCCCAATATCATTACTTTCAAGTGAGGAAACTCATGATATCCTACAGGGTCACGTATCACCATACCAAGCGTTTAACTGTGTAAATCCATTTCTTTTTCTAGTCGCCTGTACTATGTCATCTGACTGCCTTGTCTCCTTCTAGGGGCGTGTGCACCCAGGCTCCTTGTTACTGTATCTTGATGGAATATTGTGCCCAAGGCCAACTGTATGAGGTGCTGAGGGCGGGCCGTAAAATCACCCCTTCCCTCCTGGTTGACTGGTCCATGGGCATTGCGGGTGGCATGAACTACCTACACCTCCACAAAATCATCCACCGAGACCTCAAGTCCCCCAAGTAAGTCAACGCAGCTAGGCTACTGAGAAATTCAGCCAACACAACACCTGAAATTTCATAACTGATTCTTGATTATTTACGTGTAAAAGTCAGTGTCATCTCACCTTTGCAGCATGCTGATTACACATGACGACCTGGTGAAGATCTCTGACTTTGGCACCTCAAAGGAGCTCAGTGACAAGAGCACCAAGATGTCATTTGCCGGCACCGTAGCCTGGATGGCTCCTGAAGTGATTCGGAATGAGCCAGTGTCAGAAAAGGTTGATATCTGGTAAGTCTGATAAACATCCTCATTTTTTCTAGCTGAGATACGCATGGCTTTTCTTCACTCAGTGTGGCATTTATCTTTAATGCACTGCAGTAGAATTGCAGATAATGTATCAGTATTGTGAGATTTAATCATTTGtgatttcagtgtttcaaagtTATTCATTCCTCTGAGGGACTTTTGGTGATATTTTCTGTttggtgactgttttgtgtAACTGAGTTGTCTTGTTGGGatgttgtatgtgtgtaattTCAAATCCCTTTTAAAGAGATCTTCACCTCAATGAGActtcctgaataaataaagcttgACTTAACTTAAAGGTCATTTGGAGTGGTGCTGTGGGAGATGCTCACTGGAGAGATCCCGTATAAAGATGTGGACTCGTCTGCCATCATCTGGGGTGTGGGAAACAACAGCCTTCAGCTGCCCATACCAGAGAGCTGCCCGGATGGCTTCAAGATCCTCCTCAGACAGTGCTGGTGAGCAAACGTCTGGAAACGGACAGTTggaatgaagaaagaaaaataatgagcaCAGCAAGTCTGGGGTTTAAGGACTTTATTGATTTTACAGTGCATTGTAAATGTACACAGCTGTCTTTCCCATTTTGGATTTGCAGGAACTGTAAGCCCAGGAATAGGCCTTCTTTCCGTCAGATCCTTCTTCATCTGGATATAGCATCAGCTGATGTACTGTCCACTCCACAAGAGACGTACTTCAAGTCTCAGGTATAGTTGCTTCTTTGCTTCCCCATCTGAATATATGAAGCATATATGCATCACAAATCATACTATGATgtgcacaaacagacacaatacACATGATGCGCAGTGATCAGACATTAACTGCCATCCAAAAGAGAGCTGGCTTTAAAGTCAGCTCTGGCTAGACACAGCTGGTTAACAGAAACATGCTCTCTTCAGGCTGAATGGCGGGAAGAGGTGAAACAGCACTTTGAGAAGATTAAATCTGAGGGTACTTGTCTCCACCGCCTTGATGAGGAACTGATCAACCGACGCAGGGAGGAGCTCaggtctatttttttttttactagtaGCCCATCGTTTCATGTCAACTCAGGGTGTCACACTGTACCAAATGAGTTGTAACCAGTGGTTGCTGGTAATTTCACTATGTTGGCTTACATGCATGAGGCCACTTTCCCTCTGTCCTATTTCTCGATGTCAATCCTTTGTCCGCCCCTGTGGATGAAATAAGTGCTTGGAGTGCACGTTTATTGTAGAGGATTTGGATTCTTTCATGCGGATGCACAATGACATCAGCAGCCTCTTTTCTTCTCAGGCATGCTTTGGACATTCGCGAGCACTATGAGAGGAAACTGGAGAGGGCTAACAACCTTTACATGGAGCTCAGTGCTGTcatgctgcagctggagctcaAGGAGAAAGAATTGCAGAGgtacaaacaatatttttgtaaaatgcaCACATtctttgaaaattaaaacacacacagcgcaTTAACACTTTGGTGTCTTTGGTGTCTGGTATTTCTATCCAGGAGAGAGCAGTCGTTGGATAAGAAATATCCAGGCTTGTTTAAGCACCATAGCTCCAGACAGAGCAGCTCCTCCAACTCCATGGACAAACTCATCAAAAAGAGAAATGTCCCACAGAAACTGCCCTCGGGAAAGAGGTGAGAGATCTCTTTAGTGGTTATTTGATAAAAGTCTGATATTGACAGGGACAAATGAATATTCATTAGGATTGTGGATTATAGTTGTTGACTAATCCCTCCTACTCTTTCAGGCCAGACATCCTCAAGTCTGAGGTAATCATTCCCAAAATGGATTCCTCTGTAATGCAAGTCACTATCCCAGCCTGCCCCAACAGAAGCTCCACTTCTCCCAGCCGGTCTCGGAGGGTAAAGACCCGTCATCGCAAGCCCGGCAAGGGCAGCAGTGGGGACCTGGCTGGACTTAAGGCGAATCAGTCCTCTCCTAATAGGGACACAACAGCCCAGGCTAACAGTTCTACCAA
The genomic region above belongs to Seriola aureovittata isolate HTS-2021-v1 ecotype China chromosome 9, ASM2101889v1, whole genome shotgun sequence and contains:
- the map3k12 gene encoding LOW QUALITY PROTEIN: mitogen-activated protein kinase kinase kinase 12 (The sequence of the model RefSeq protein was modified relative to this genomic sequence to represent the inferred CDS: inserted 1 base in 1 codon), with protein sequence MSGTCIHEPRAPSPSLSGFSTPISEPPYRRLDGDTPACTPETDLTPTQCVLRNVLSIDTGGQGAPGGSSPTPSDGPSAHFDNSVLKLHEHEVCQCGGGAEAGHSPEAGAVRSQSENIRLQSGSGGFLEGLFGCLKPVWTMIGKAYSTEHKHSQEESWEVPFEEISDLQWVGSGAQGAVFLGKFHGEDVAVKKVRDIKETEIKHLRKLKHPNIITFKGVCTQAPCYCILMEYCAQGQLYEVLRAGRKITPSLLVDWSMGIAGGMNYLHLHKIIHRDLKSPNMLITHDDLVKISDFGTSKELSDKSTKMSFAGTVAWMAPEVIRNEPVSEKVDIWSFGVVLWEMLTGEIPYKDVDSSAIIWGVGNNSLQLPIPESCPDGFKILLRQCWNCKPRNRPSFRQILLHLDIASADVLSTPQETYFKSQAEWREEVKQHFEKIKSEGTCLHRLDEELINRRREELRHALDIREHYERKLERANNLYMELSAVMLQLELKEKELQRREQSLDKKYPGLFKHHSSRQSSSSNSMDKLIKKRNVPQKLPSGKRPDILKSEVIIPKMDSSVMQVTIPACPNRSSTSPSRSRRVKTRHRKPGKGSSGDLAGLKANQSSPNRDTTAQANSSTNNTSKQLLEPSAALRGLSHEQQQRQLSSSSPDLICTTLEAEAQGKGEPSVGGLERGGSLSASAGLGGSEVGAAGLDDLTETPPRSDTPSEDAASFPFSSSPDSPCGRGAAAGRGSLGSPRLPHDGEDKEEEQVXLRLPRGASGGIGSQHLTPSAILYRAAITRKQRRGVSSEEEEGEVDSEVELPRRRRPTSISKCQSVSTFSSENLSVSDGEEGHTTDHSHSGTPDVVSTNTDDRLDDRSDDLLSQGSEIPADNTDPAQASDGLSERDGALGQAKAQLDAGQNLNESRALCDDSDCDSAELDQSGSGEPSRPPSAGAWVPPSQPYQGSPQAPHTGPP